The DNA sequence GATCTTTGTAAAATGTAAAGACGCTTCACGTTCATGGCACTCTTCACAATTCATTCTGCTCCCTCCCTTTATATAGAATGAAAAAAAGGGCTATGTGGTTCGATATTTTAACGTTTTTATCATAGCTTTTAATAATTCTGCTCGTAATTCATCTCGTTCTGGAAGATTAAGCTTTAAAATCGATCTGTCCATCACGCTCAGCATAAGTCTTGCTTCTCGTTCTGAAACGATCGTCTCTTCCATAAGTCTCTTTATTACATTTTCTGCGTTGCCTTGCGATATCCTCTCACCAATCAAGGTGGTTAAGTGATCAATTAAGTGGGCAGAGCTTTCGGTCCGGACCTTCATGATCCGAATATATCCTCCTCCACCTCTTTTACTTTCCACTACGAAGCCTTTTTCAATCGTAAATCTCGTGTTTATCACGTAGTTTATTTGAGAAGGCACGCATTGAAACCTTTCCGCAATATCAGTCCGTTTAATTTCAATGGACGGATCATTAGAGCTCGAGAGAATTTGCTTTAAGTAATTTTCAATTACATCTGAAATATTCCTCATTTCCCCTCCCCCTTCTGACTTTGACTAACTTTGACTATAGTTATATTATAGCCTGCCTTTTTCCGAAAATGCAAATCTCTATCCACCATTATTGCCGCATGATTATCTTCTTAACCTGTATGATTCTGTCGAAAAGATGATGCTTTTGGAGGAGGATGGATGTGTGCGTTAAGATGAGTTGAGTTCGATAAGTCGGTGGTCGTTGGTTGGTGTCGTGGTTGGTGTCGAAAATTCGATGAAAATTTTTATCCGTGAAATTATGAAGCTTATCTGTGAATATTTGGAGAATTATCATGAATAAAATTACAGGATTACCGTGAAATTATGTGCGGTGTAGTTGATGCGGATAGCTGATCAGGATATTTGTGGGTGGCATTTGTTGATGTTTTGGTGAGTTTTGACTTGGGTGTTGGTTGTAGGAGCTGCTTGAGAGGGCCTTTTGCGATGAATTGGGAGCTTTTGCTGAAGAATATCGCGAAGGGGAAGATGGCTGTGGCCATCTTCTTCTTGTTTTGAGGGTTTTGAGTAACGTCTGAAGTGTTAAGTGTGCTTCTCGGGAATACCACGTTGGGTATCGCCTTGAGCTAATTAAGTCGAAACAAGAAAAATTAAGTCAAAATGAGAGTGAATTAAGTCGGAACGAGCCTCCATTAAGTCTAAAAACAAAAATAAAGGCGGTTCGCTAAATCTCGACAATCGCTCCCTGCCCGATCCAAGCTCTATACCCCCAGCCTCCCATAC is a window from the Bacillus sp. E(2018) genome containing:
- a CDS encoding CtsR family transcriptional regulator, translated to MRNISDVIENYLKQILSSSNDPSIEIKRTDIAERFQCVPSQINYVINTRFTIEKGFVVESKRGGGGYIRIMKVRTESSAHLIDHLTTLIGERISQGNAENVIKRLMEETIVSEREARLMLSVMDRSILKLNLPERDELRAELLKAMIKTLKYRTT